Proteins encoded by one window of Salvia splendens isolate huo1 chromosome 5, SspV2, whole genome shotgun sequence:
- the LOC121802417 gene encoding extensin-like, translated as MASCNRINKKLDVMDEQQHLFTYTVSYAPLKYSAPAYVTPGQTTVEHYFHNQPTPSKDYHQQLPPPKTYQPPPSTSPTSYQQLSLTSAATATSLLHQNHQPQPSNAHQPPPPPNTHQPPCQTIAAPTAQCHNYPQPPLPYLQQRPQSYWQPPVTAAAAASLPHQNYQPDG; from the coding sequence ATGGCTTCCTGCAACAGAATAAACAAGAAGTTGGACGTGATGGACGAACAACAACACTTGTTCACCTACACGGTTTCATATGCGCCGCTGAAATATTCGGCGCCAGCCTACGTCACGCCGGGGCAAACAACGGTTGAGCACTACTTCCACAATCAGCCGACGCCGTCAAAAGACTACCACCAGCAGCTTCCTCCTCCGAAAACCTACCAGCCGCCGCCGTCGACGTCTCCAACCTCCTACCAGCAACTGTCTCTAACATCAGCCGCTACCGCCACCAGCCTACTCCACCAAAACCACCAGCCGCAACCATCAAACGCCCACCAGCCGCCACCGCCTCCAAACACCCACCAGCCACCGTGTCAAACTATAGCTGCACCCACGGCACAGTGTCACAACTACCCCCAACCGCCACTACCCTACCTCCAGCAACGTCCCCAATCCTACTGGCAGCCACCGGTAACAGCAGCCGCCGCTGCAAGCCTACCCCACCAAAACTACCAGCCCGATGGATAG